Proteins found in one Oncorhynchus gorbuscha isolate QuinsamMale2020 ecotype Even-year linkage group LG15, OgorEven_v1.0, whole genome shotgun sequence genomic segment:
- the LOC123997353 gene encoding lethal(3)malignant brain tumor-like protein 3, whose amino-acid sequence MRIASTIQLKIRVKTETSAGGGEQGEMTDTPPSDGPSQGAEFDMMGALDWQDGIATLPGSDIKFRMTEFGTLEIVTEPEVKEVGPTPQNPAQLKSPTPPPEAQSESSAASSAAKAQGPVLLSLEEGPTVEEPRVEVGPRAEAEVGPRAEVGPRAEAEVGPRAEAEVCPRAEAEVCPRAEAEVCPRGRRRRFAPGRRRAPGRRRAPGLRWLAVGRVGAPVHWRVSSRANTAAPFVSSPPVAGQHVSCSYCTRREREGGEVGLGKRVRKKRKIYMDSGDEDEDNQEEEEDKSKAVKGRRAAKLAKLVTAPPNKKRSWSWPSYMEEEKAIAAPLKLFKEHQSFPQSRNAFKVGMKLEGLDPCHPSLFCVLSVAEIQGYRARLHFDGYPECYDFWVNADTWDVKPAGWCEKMGHKLLLPKGCKDGEFNWNMYVKNCRGQLAPKHLFKSLNTSMTPSGFRAGMKLEAVDKKNPYLICVASIAAAVDNRLLIHFDNWDDTYDYWCDASSPYIHPVGYCEEAELTLTTPAEYKHPRSFSWDKYMEETGTQAAPARAFKLRPCHGFQAGMKLEAVDKRNPMLIRVATIAEVEDHRLRIHFDGWSEEYDYWVDADCPDLHPVGWCQKTSHPLQHPSNGSTDMLVLPGQGCPTPGCNGVGHIRGPRYGTHYTGVSCPYSEMNLNREGQVPDRLSGERPMTLSGPHHRGRRPDPPPHTQTNSPTTPEQPEPADDSPQTSVTMGPTVDEGERSRCSSQSEPPGGSTEPVNDGAKAKRSAPVPKYLKLHVVKQESGDGKDSLSLQQALHESVFSPGGSSSPPHRVALCWDKHCQLLPEVLGLTAKRVATWTADEVASFVKGLPGCKEHAATFRTEQMDGEAFLLLTQADIVKILSIKLGPALKIYNAILMLKNADEE is encoded by the exons ATGCGCATTGCATCCACTATCCAGCTCAAAATAAGAGTTAAAACAGAAACGAG tgcaggaggaggagagcagggagagatgaCTGACACCCCGCCCAGCGATGGCCCCTCCCAGGGGGCAGAGTTTGACATGATGGGTGCTCTGGACTGGCAGGACGGCATCGCCACACTGCCCGGCAGCGACATCaag TTCCGTATGACAGAGTTTGGAACTTTGGAGATCGTGACAGAGCCAGAGGTCAAAGAGGTAGGGCCAACCCCCCAGAACCCTGCCCAGTTGAAAAGTCCCACCCCTCCACCAGAGGCCCAATCAGAGAGCAGTGCAGCCTCTTCTGCAGCCAAGG CTCAAGGCCCTGTGCTTCTGTCTTTAGAGGAGGGTCCCACTGTGGAGGAGCCGAGAGTGGAGGTTGGCCCCAGGGCGGAGGCGGAGGTTGGCCCCAGGGCTGAG GTTGGCCCCAGGGCGGAGGCGGAGGTTGGCCCCAGGGCGGAGGCGGAGGTTTGCCCCAGGGCGGAGGCGGAGGTTTGCCCCAGGGCGGAGGCGGAGGTTTGCCCCAGAGGGCGGAGGCGGAGGTTTGCCCCAGGGCGGAGGCGGGCCCCAGGGCGGAGGCGGGCCCCAGGGCTGCGATGGCTAGCTGTAGGTCGTGTGGGGGCTCCGGTCCACTGGAGAGTTTCCTCCAGGGCAAATACTGCAGCTCCATTTGTGTCCAGCCCTCCAGTGGCAGGTCAACATGTTAGCTGttcttactgtact cggagggagagagaggggggggaggtggGACTGGGGAAACgagtgaggaagaagaggaagatctACATGGACTCTGGTGATGAAGACGAAGACaaccaggaggaggaagag gacAAGTCCAAGGCTGTCAAAGGGAGGAGAGCTGCTAAGCTGGCCAAGCTAG TGACAGCCCCACCCAATAAGAAGCGATCCTGGAGCTGGCCCTCctacatggaggaggagaaggctatAGCTGCCCCCCTTAAACTGTTCAAGGAG CACCAGTCGTTCCCTCAGAGCAGGAATGCCTTCAAAGTGGGGATGAAGTTAGAAGGACTGGACCCctgtcacccctctctgttctgtgTGCTCAGTGTTGCTGAG ATCCAGGGTTATAGGGCAAGGCTTCATTTCGACGGGTATCCAGAGTGCTATGACTTCTGGGTAAATGCTGACACCTGGGATGTAAAGCCGGCAGGCTGGTGTGAGAAGATGGGACACAAGCTGCTACTGCCGaaag GTTGTAAGGATGGGGAGTTCAACTGGAACATGTATGTGAAGAACTGCAGAGGTCAGCTGGCCCCCAAACACCTCTTCAAGAGCCTCAACACG tcgatGACTCCGTCAGGGTTCCGTGCGGGTATGAAGCTAGAGGCGGTGGATAAGAAGAACCCATATCTGATCTGCGTAGCGTCCATCGCGGCTGCTGTTGACAACAGACTCCTCATACACTTTGACAACTGGGACGACACCTATGACTACTGGTGTGATGCCAGCAGTCCCTACATCCACCCTGTAGGCTACTGTGAGGAGGCTGAGCTGACCCTCACCACCCCtgctg AGTATAAGCACCCGAGGAGTTTTTCCTGGGATAAATACATGGAGGAGACTGGCACACAGGCAGCCCCTGCACGTGCCTTCAAACTG CGTCCGTGCCATGGGTTCCAGGCTGGAATGAAGCTGGAAGCTGTCGATAAGAGGAATCCCATGCTCATCCGCGTAGCAACCATCGCAGAGGTGGAGGACCACCGACTGAGG ATCCATTTCGATGGCTGGAGTGAGGAGTATGACTACTGGGTGGATGCTGACTGCCCAGACTTGCACCCTGTGGGCTGGTGTCAGAAGACTAGTCATCCCCTACAACACCCCTCCAatg GCTCCACTGATATGCTGGTCCTCCCAGGGCAGGGCTGTCCTACCCCAGGATGCAATGGGGTTGGTCACATCCGTGGACCGCGCTACGGAACCCACTACAC gggggtgaGCTGTCCGTACTCTGAGATGAACCTGAACAGGGAGGGCCAGGTACCAGACCGTCTGAGTGGAGAACGACCTATGACCCTGAGTGGACCTCATCACCGTGGGCGACGCCCagaccctcctccacacacccaGACAAACAGCCCCACCACACCGGAGCAGCCCGAGCCTGCAGACGACTCCCCTCAGACCAG TGTAACTATGGGGCCGACTGTTGACGAGGGTGAACGATCCAGGTGCAGCAGTCAGAGTGAGCCACCAGGGGGCTCCACTGAGCCCGTCAACGACGGAGCCAAGGCCAAGAG GTCTGCTCCAGTCCCAAAGTATCTGAAGCTGCACGTCGTCAAGCAGGAGAGTGGAGATGGGAAAG acTCCCTGTCTCTCCAGCAGGCGCTCCATGAGTCAGTATTCTCCCCGGGtggctcctcctctccccctcacaggGTGGCTCTGTGCTGGGACAAACACTGCCAGCTGCTCCCTGAGGTCCTGGGCCTCACAGCTAAGAGAGTTGCAACCTGGACCGCCGACGAG GTGGCCAGTTTTGTCAAAGGGCTCCCGGGCTGTAAAGAGCATGCTGCCACCTTCAGGACAGAG CAAATGGATGGAGAGGCCTTCCTGCTTCTCACCCAAGCAGACATAGTCAAGATCCTGTCAATCAAACTAGGCCCTGCCCTCAAGATATACAACGCCATACTCATGCTGAAGAACGCTGATGAGGAGTGA
- the LOC123998288 gene encoding transmembrane protein 244-like isoform X1: MAFRGKVADTRTVLVHLLLCLVIFYSLYYMIGSVCFGAFRLDHFDGLIPFDFKTEPTNLESNSKYLVNLLTMELTYFCSGLLFAAVVRRWVWDYALTVTLLHVLLTSLVMLEFPLVWQWWLALGSGMFLMICNGQLIAYFTCQSDQSYPTFNSY; the protein is encoded by the exons ATGGCCTTCAGGGGTAAAGTGGCCGACACGAGG ACAGTGCTTGTGCACCTGCTGCTATGCCTCGTCAtattctactctctctactacatGATTGGGAGTGTGTGTTTCGGCGCGTTCAG GTTGGATCACTTTGATGGACTTATTCCCTTTGACTTTAAGACTGAACCAACCAATTTGGAGTCCAACTCCAAATACCTGG TGAACCTGCTGACCATGGAGTTGACCTATTTCTGCAGTGGTCTGCTGTTTGCAGCTGTGGTGAGGAGATGGGTCTGGGACTACGCTCTCACAGTCACACTACTGCACGTACTGCTCACCAGCctgg TGATGTTGGAGTTTCCCTTGGTATGGCAGTGGTGGCTGGCCCTTG gcagCGGGATGTTTCTGATGATCTGTAACGGTCAGCTGATAGCTTACTTCACCTGCCAGAGTGACCAGAGTTACCCCACCTTCAACAGCTACTga
- the LOC123998288 gene encoding transmembrane protein 244-like isoform X3 produces MAFRGKVADTRTVLVHLLLCLVIFYSLYYMIGSVCFGAFRLDHFDGLIPFDFKTEPTNLESNSKYLVNLLTMELTYFCSGLLFAAVVRRWVWDYALTVTLLHVLLTSLVMLEFPLVWQWWLALAGCF; encoded by the exons ATGGCCTTCAGGGGTAAAGTGGCCGACACGAGG ACAGTGCTTGTGCACCTGCTGCTATGCCTCGTCAtattctactctctctactacatGATTGGGAGTGTGTGTTTCGGCGCGTTCAG GTTGGATCACTTTGATGGACTTATTCCCTTTGACTTTAAGACTGAACCAACCAATTTGGAGTCCAACTCCAAATACCTGG TGAACCTGCTGACCATGGAGTTGACCTATTTCTGCAGTGGTCTGCTGTTTGCAGCTGTGGTGAGGAGATGGGTCTGGGACTACGCTCTCACAGTCACACTACTGCACGTACTGCTCACCAGCctgg TGATGTTGGAGTTTCCCTTGGTATGGCAGTGGTGGCTGGCCCTTG CGGGATGTTTCTGA
- the LOC123998288 gene encoding transmembrane protein 244-like isoform X2, with protein MPRHILLSLLHDWECVFRRVQVRHFSFPLRPRVVIGLDHFDGLIPFDFKTEPTNLESNSKYLVNLLTMELTYFCSGLLFAAVVRRWVWDYALTVTLLHVLLTSLVMLEFPLVWQWWLALGSGMFLMICNGQLIAYFTCQSDQSYPTFNSY; from the exons ATGCCTCGTCAtattctactctctctactacatGATTGGGAGTGTGTGTTTCGGCGCGTTCAGGTGCGACACTTTTCTTTTCCTCTGCGTCCACGTGTGGTTATTGG GTTGGATCACTTTGATGGACTTATTCCCTTTGACTTTAAGACTGAACCAACCAATTTGGAGTCCAACTCCAAATACCTGG TGAACCTGCTGACCATGGAGTTGACCTATTTCTGCAGTGGTCTGCTGTTTGCAGCTGTGGTGAGGAGATGGGTCTGGGACTACGCTCTCACAGTCACACTACTGCACGTACTGCTCACCAGCctgg TGATGTTGGAGTTTCCCTTGGTATGGCAGTGGTGGCTGGCCCTTG gcagCGGGATGTTTCTGATGATCTGTAACGGTCAGCTGATAGCTTACTTCACCTGCCAGAGTGACCAGAGTTACCCCACCTTCAACAGCTACTga